The following coding sequences lie in one Rutidosis leptorrhynchoides isolate AG116_Rl617_1_P2 chromosome 6, CSIRO_AGI_Rlap_v1, whole genome shotgun sequence genomic window:
- the LOC139854095 gene encoding uncharacterized protein, which translates to MIKGSTSYARAVYDNISTLKSQLAWEYVSILKCFFHHRDPTTLPRVGSHFVHVCGYTVPTVADEAPDSKHIRMLMAHNIQPFPHFIANQFDPNGYKKKVSVIISDGQDRNLSRAQRATALGNKYLGASCYKAKFLLSKMEVSNVNNGGMINSMERLVGNNYKYWKMCMEAYLQGQDLCELVAGSDAIIPVETLDKEFIEHVRDLNSPKEVWDTLEKLFSKKNTARLQFLENELANSRQEEIDTNEKISESRLRRYLIRGLKKEYVPFITSIQGWATQPSVEELENLLSNQEALAKQMAKGFENDACGKVGHIKRYCRSKVTKANVACSSNDDDEVKWEQCFTVDMVVKKNQWIVDSGCSHHVTGDGTLLHDVRDHNQNRVVTRLTTQHIRLKRKIFSHKLVDGIPQLKNVCEEVICQGCQYGKSHRLPYKKSTNRKQGLLDLIHTDLMGPTKTPSYSVHCYVMVLIDDYSRFTWVKFLKEKSEAISKFIEFKEAVESKFGRKVKALRSDNGGEFMLPRELWAEALQCACHVSNRLPSWPGTQKSAFELAYGQKPNERLEVYVSRNKEVYHFKRCGGLTEEPTCYEEAKDSSDWRKAIQEEIDALKKNETWELVKKPEVCKLVTCKWVYRLKKNSDGTINRFKARLVAGGWWLVAFVKVMGLIMRELLAPWLKW; encoded by the exons ATGATCAAAGGGTCAACTTCGTATGCAAGAGCTGTTTACGACAACATATCAACCTTAAAAAGCCAACTTGCGTGGGAGTACGTGTCTATATTGAAATGTTTCTTTCATCATAGGGATCCTACCACTCTACCACGTGTAGGGTCTCACTTTGTTCATGTTTGCGGGTACACCGTACCTACCGTAGCTGATGAAGCACCTGATTCCAAACATATACGGATGCTAATGGCCCATAACATACAACCCTTTCCACATTTTATAGCAAATCAATTTGACCCTAATGGTTATAAGAAAAAG GTTTCGGTTATTATTAGCGATGGTCAGGACCGGAATTTGAGCCGCGCCCAACGTGCAACCGCACTGGGGAACAAATATTTAGGGGCATCATG TTACAAAGCTAAATTCTTGCTATCAAAAATGGAAGTTTCAAATGTAAACAACGGTGGTATGATCAACAGCATGGAAAGACTTGTAGGCAATAACTATAAGTATTGGAAGATGTGTATGGAAGCTTATCTCCAAGGTCAAGACCTATGTGAACTTGTGGCTGGAAGTGATGCCATAATTCCCGTAGAAACTCTTGA CAAAGAGTTCATAGAACACGTTCGTGATCTTAACTCGCCAAAGGAGGTTTGGGATACTCTTGAGAAACTCTTTAGCAAGAAGAACACCGCACGGTTGCAATTCTTGGAAAATGAGTTAGCAAACTCAAGACAAGAAG AGATTGATACAAACGAGAAAATCAGTGAATCTCGGCTGCGAAGATATTTAATTCGCGGTTTGAAGAAAGAGTACGTTCCATTCATAACCTCTATTCAGGGGTGGGCTACTCAACCTTCGGTTGAAGAATTAGAAAATTTACTCTCTAATCAAGAAGCTTTGGCCAAGCAAATGGCTAAAGGATTTGAAAATGATGCG TGCGGGAAGGTTGGTCACATCAAGAGATATTGTCGTTCGAAAGTCACAAAAGCAAATGTGGCTTGTTCAAGCAACGATGATGATGAAGTCAAATGGGAGCAATGTTTTACGGTTGATATGGTTGTTAAGAAGAATCAATGGATTGTTGATTCGGGTTGCTCTCATCACGTGACCGGTGATGGAACTCTTCTTCATGACGTTAGAGATCACAATCAAAATCGAGTTGTAACACGGCTGACAACTCAACACATCCGGTTAAAAAGGAAG ATATTCTCACATAAGCTAGTTGATGGAATTCCTCAATTAAAGAATGTTTGTGAGGAAGTAATATGCCAAGGATGTCAATATGGAAAGTCACACCGACTtccatataagaagtcaacaaatCGAAAACAAGGTTTGCTTGACTTAATTCATACGGACTTGATGGGGCCAACAAAAACACCAAGTTATAGTGTTCATTGCTATGTCATGGTGTTAATTGATGACTATTCTCGGTTTACTTGGGTGAAATTCCTAAAGGAGAAAAGTGAAGCCATATCAAAGTTCATAGAGTTCAAAGAAGCGGTAGAATCAAAATTTGGGAGAAAGGTAAAAGCTCTTAGGAGTGATAATGGTGGAGAATTCAT GTTGCCTAGGGAGCTATGGGCGGAAGCACTTCAATGTGCTTGTCATGTGTCTAATCGGTTACCATCTTGGCCAGGTACACAAAAATCAGCTTTTGAGCTAGCTTATGGTCAAAAGCCAAAC GAAAGGTTGGAGGTGTATGTATCAAGAAACAAAGAAGTTTACCACTTCAagagatgtg GTGGCTTAACTGAAGAACCAACATGTTATGAAGAAGCTAAAGATTCTTCGGATTGGAGAAAAGCAATACAAGAGGAGATTGATGCATTGAAAAAGAATGAAACTTGGGAGCTTGTCAAGAAACCGGAAGTATGTAAACTGGTTACTTGCAAATGGGTCTACCGTTTGAAGAAGAACTCGGATGGAACCATTAATAGGTTCAAGGCTCGGCTGGTGGCTGGTGGCTGGTGGCTCGTGGCTTTTGTCAAAGTTATGGGCTTGATTATGAGGGAACTTTTAGCCCCGTGGCTAAAATGGTAA
- the LOC139854093 gene encoding secreted RxLR effector protein 161-like, translating to MKKDQGKELKDVKLFRQMVESLIYLTITRPEIAYSIGIVSQFMQYPTNVHLDATKRILRYVKGSIGHGLWYKKCDNVLLNGFVDADWMGDPNDRDSTSGYYFNMGSAVISWCSKKQEVVALSSTEAEYIAATMAAQ from the coding sequence atgaagaaagaTCAAGGAAAAGAGCTCAAGGATGTGAAGTTGTTCCGACAAATGGTTGAAAGTTTGATCTATCTAACCATCACAAGGCCGGAAATTGCTTACTCGATTGGCATTGTTTCACAATTTATGCAATATCCaactaatgttcatcttgatgCAACAAAAAGGATCCTTCGTTATGTGAAAGGATCAATAGGCCACGGCTTGTGGTATAAGAAGTGTGATAATGTTTTGTTAAATGGTTTCGTTGATGCAGATTGGATGGGAGACCCAAATGATCGCGATTCAACTTCGGGTTACTATTTTAACATGGGTTCCGCTGTTATTTCATGGTGTAGCAAGAAGCAAGAAGTTGTTGCTTTGTCTAGCACGGAAGCGGAATACATAGCTGCAACAATGGCGGCTCAATAA